The following proteins are co-located in the Pomacea canaliculata isolate SZHN2017 linkage group LG8, ASM307304v1, whole genome shotgun sequence genome:
- the LOC112570642 gene encoding uncharacterized protein LOC112570642, producing MKSNPAALVITVVIAALALGAGLIIGYLLRKPEGQEARSGIHGELTPVKLLRSTTENETLKECSDLMDNPDIKNYLTKARMNACRAATCNVELPRNYVVYHLDTDTIVIDGNLNEKAWRDVGWTESFVDVRGENFPAPRFETRVKMRWDDSNLYVGAYIQEFAVWANRTLHDTTIYQDNSFQVLFDTEQSNHKYKEISINALGTVADIMLTRPYMDDGEPLSFWESDVLRAIQIDGPINDPRRRNQHWTVEMSLPFKQLFAGVTRENEMPKDKEIWRTNFVRSEWQTEIVGGQYHKRLDLDADWWVWQSPGVANIHLPDRWGLIQFRNASVNSTSFQPDNKWVVTNALLEVYRAEKAYKAVNGRYTDNKTLLQLPPYIFSQRCIRDLGIELDWGGFRITAKSAEKSLQDGHTRTDRYVWFGDQKEQF from the exons ATGAAATCAAATCCAGCAGCCCTGGTGATCACTGTGGTCATAGCAGCCCTGGCCCTGGGTGCCGGACTCATCATAGGCTACCTACTTCGCAAACCCGAGGGGCAGGAGGCAAGGTCTGGCATCCATGGAGAGCTCACTCCCGTCAAGCTCTTACGGAGTACCACGGAAAACGAGACGTTGAAAGAGTGTAGTGACCTTATGGACAACCCAGACATAAAGAA CTATTTGACCAAAGCGCGTATGAACGCTTGCCGAGCCGCAACGTGCAACGTAGAGTTGCCGAGGAACTACGTCGTCTACCATCTTGACACAGACACCATCGTTATCGACGGAAACCTCAACGAGAAAGCCTGGCGGGATGTTGGGTGGACAGAGTCTTTCGTTG ATGTTCGAGGCGAGAACTTTCCAGCGCCACGTTTCGAAACTCGAGTGAAGATGAGATGGGACGACAGCAACCTCTACGTAGGTGCCTACATCCAGGAGTTCGCCGTCTGGGCCAACCGCACGCTACACGACACCACCA TTTATCAAGATAACTCATTTCAAGTTCTTTTTGACACTGAACAAAGTAACCACAA ATACAAGGAGATTTCTATTAACGCCTTGGGAACTGTGGCAGACATCATGCTAACAAGA CCTTATATGGACGATGGAGAGCCTCTCAGCTTCTGGGAGAGCGACGTGCTAAGAGCAATACAGATTGATGGGCCCATCAACGATCCTCGGCGCCGCA ATCAGCACTGGACAGTAGAAATGTCTTTGCCATTCAAGCAATTATTTGCTGGTGTGACGAGAGAGAATGAAATGCCCAAGGACAAAGAAATATGGCGAACAAACTTTGTCAG ATCTGAGTGGCAGACAGAAATAGTTGGGGGGCAATATCACAAG CGGCTGGACCTGGATGCAGATTGGTGGGTGTGGCAGTCACCTGGAGTTGCCAACATTCATTTACCTGATAG gtgggGTCTAATACAGTTTCGCAATGCTTCGGTGAACAGCACATCGTTTCAGCCAGATAACAAGTGGGTCGTTACTAACGCTCTTCTGGAAGTATACAGAGCTGAAAAG GCTTACAAAGCTGTCAACGGTCGCTACACTGACAACAAAACATTGCTTCAACTGCCGCCTTATATTTTTTCTCAACGTTGTATACGCGACCTGGGCATCGAACTCGACTGGGGCGGCTTCCGGATCACAGCAAAGTCGGCGGAGAAATCTCTCCAAGATGGTCACACTCGGACTGACCGCTATGTCTGGTTTGGAGATCAGAAGGAACAGTTTTAA
- the LOC112570353 gene encoding leucine-rich repeat-containing protein 3-like — protein MDALFTFIFFSQSNVEATLLAATLSLHASDRLPAGEGFVYCPAYPCLCESDNGALVVNCQYLYLTQLPKFLAFDGRIRTLSLRQNSIRQLPARAFRGLHVESLDLTDNVISQVHVSAFEGLENSLEELHLQVYAMEGLPTAAINRLTRLESP, from the exons ATGGATGCTCTATtcaccttcattttcttctcacagAGCAATGTCGAAGCAACTCTTCTTGCTGCCACTCTTAGTCTACATGCCAGTGACAGGCTTCCTGCTGGAGAAGGTTTCGTGTATTGTCCGGCATACCCTTGCCTTTGCGAATCGGACAACGGTGCGCTGGTGGTCAACTGTCAGTATTTGTACCTGACCCAGCTGCCCAAGTTCCTAGCGTTCGACGGAAGGATTCGAACCCTCTCCCTTCGTCAAAACAGCATCCGCCAGCTTCCGGCGCGAGCTTTCCGTGGTCTTCACGTGGAGAGCCTCGATCTGACAGACAACGTCATCAGTCAGGTGCACGTGTCTGCATTCGAAGGCCTGGAGAACTCTCTGGAAGAACTTCACTTGCAG GTTTACGCCATGGAAGGGTTACCAACTGCAGCCATTAACCGACTGACCAGGCTTGAGAGTCCTTAG
- the LOC112570908 gene encoding uncharacterized protein LOC112570908: MTYSGRCVVVAVFIVLLIGVGVGIAIGYFVIPDKKDKGSSASTPATIVTNARSENIQSYRDQCEANVRLAETCRPALPRYYVTHRKSGNITIDGRLDDPAWQSVPWTENFVDIRGVNFPAPREATHVKVIWDDTTIYVGARMQEEHVWATYRQKDTRIYQENAFEVFFDVDNSMSWYKEIEINALETTWDLQLSRAYIDGGDWMDWEGIAEKGVFTDGGVNNISNPSTYWSMEMAFPISRLVENTTRSNTSPKDGEYWFAIFARPEYQTRENTTTGQYEVVPGSETSWWSWNPTGATNLHLPNRWGLLYFSSKPAGSADFSDREVTFRNWSMYQGLFQLFEDVWTFKKLNNMFPDDQRLYKVPPFISDCFASYTVNVTEDGNGFTATLTALDNPLFKGSIDQNRKVTFTGA; encoded by the exons ATGACGTACTCGGGTCGCTGTGTCGTTGTGGCGGTTTTCATCGTACTTCTCATCGGAGTCGGCGTCGGTATCGCCATCGGCTATTTCGTCATCCCAGATAAAAAGGATAAAGGAAGCAG CGCAAGTACACCTGCCACGATCGTCACCAA TGCGAGATCCGAGAACATtcaaag TTACAGGGACCAATGCGAGGCAAACGTCCGGCTAGCCGAAACCTGCAGACCTGCCCTTCCTCGATATTACGTCACGCACCGGAAGTCAGGGAACATCACTATCGATGGCCGTCTGGATGATCCCGCCTGGCAGAGCGTCCCTTGGACCGAGAACTTTGTTG ACATCCGCGGAGTCAACTTCCCTGCCCCTCGTGAGGCGACTCACGTGAAGGTGATCTGGGACGACACCACGATCTACGTGGGCGCGCGCATGCAGGAGGAGCACGTGTGGGCTACTTACAGACAGAAGGACACACGCA tttatcAAGAGAATGCATTTGAG gttttctttgatgttgacAACAGTATGTCTTG GTACAAAGAAATTGAAATCAACGCTTTGGAAACAACATGGGATCTGCAGCTCTCCAGG GCATACATCGACGGAGGAGACTGGATGGACTGGGAGGGCATAGCAGAGAAAGGGGTGTTCACAGACGGGGGAGTGAACAACATCAGCAATCCAT CTACATACTGGTCAATGGAAATGGCGTTTCCTATCTCCAGGCTTGTAGAAAATACTACCAGAAGTAACACATCGCCTAAAGATGGAGAATACTGGTTCGCCATTTTCGCAAG GCCAGAATATCAGACAAGGGAGAATACAACTACTGGGCAGTATGAAGTG GTACCAGGCTCAGAAACATCTTGGTGGTCTTGGAATCCTACAGGCGCGACCAATCTTCACCTACCTAACag GTGGGGCCTTCTGTATTTCTCCTCTAAGCCCGCAGGAAGCGCTGACTTCTCGGATCGCGAGGTAACTTTCAGAAACTGGTCCATGTACCAGGGCCTCTTCCAACTGTTTGAAGATGTCTGG actTTCAAGAAACTGAACAACATGTTCCCAGACGACCAACGCCTGTACAAAGTACCGCCTTTTATTTCAGACTGTTTTGCCTCCTACACTGTGAACGTCACAGAAGATGGAAACGGTTTCACCGCAACATTAACAGCTCTGGATAATCCACTCTTTAAAGGATCCATTGACCAAAACCGTAAAGTCACCTTCACGGGTGCTTAG